From the genome of Camelus bactrianus isolate YW-2024 breed Bactrian camel chromosome 33, ASM4877302v1, whole genome shotgun sequence, one region includes:
- the DRC12 gene encoding dynein regulatory complex protein 12 isoform X4, which produces MHRLAQLENELLRDHLALQRNEARRAKASEDQLKQRLQELEAELEGARREGKAIYTEMSRQRQALQEEMETRSRQLEEEVKGLREKLDKCQREAEAAEREAKQALGERDRTLAQLRAHVADMEAKYEEILYGSLDGLLDKLRAVKPQWDGALLKLHARYKEQLRQFGLNPLDL; this is translated from the exons ATGCACAGGCTGGCACAGCTGGAAAATGAGTTGCTCCGAGACCACTTGG CTCTGCAAAGGAATGAGGCCCGCCGAGCCAAGGCTTCTGAAGACCAGCTGAAGCAGAGGCTGCAAGAACTGGAGGCTGAACTGGAGGGGGCCCGGAGGGAAGGGAAGGCCATATATACAG AGATGAGCCGTCAGCGCCAGGCCCTGCAGGAGGAGATGGAGACCCGCAGCAGGCAGCTGGAGGAGGAAGTGAAGGGCCTTCGGGAGAAGTTAG ACAAGTGCCAGAGGGAGGCTGAGGCTGCAGAGAGAGAGGCCAAGCAGGCCCTTGGAGAGCGGGACCGAACTCTGGCTCAGCTTCGGGCCCACGTGGCAGACATGGAGGCCAAGTATGAGGAAATCTTATAT GGAAGCCTGGACGGGCTCTTGGACAAACTGAGAGCAGTCAAGCCTCAGTGGGACGGGGCTCTGCTGAAACTCCACGCCAGGTACAAGGAGCAGCTCCGCCAGTTTGGACTCAACCCCCTGGATCTTTGA
- the DRC12 gene encoding dynein regulatory complex protein 12 isoform X2 translates to MPPKTKANGTKAGAQKKKRNAGADVETESMHRLAQLENELLRDHLALQRNEARRAKASEDQLKQRLQELEAELEGARREGKAIYTEMSRQRQALQEEMETRSRQLEEEVKGLREKLDKCQREAEAAEREAKQALGERDRTLAQLRAHVADMEAKYEEILYGSLDGLLDKLRAVKPQWDGALLKLHARYKEQLRQFGLNPLDL, encoded by the exons ATGCCACCTAAGACCAAAGCAAACGGAACAAAAGCTGGGgcacagaagaagaaaaggaatgcAGGTGCTG ATGTGGAGACTGAATCCATGCACAGGCTGGCACAGCTGGAAAATGAGTTGCTCCGAGACCACTTGG CTCTGCAAAGGAATGAGGCCCGCCGAGCCAAGGCTTCTGAAGACCAGCTGAAGCAGAGGCTGCAAGAACTGGAGGCTGAACTGGAGGGGGCCCGGAGGGAAGGGAAGGCCATATATACAG AGATGAGCCGTCAGCGCCAGGCCCTGCAGGAGGAGATGGAGACCCGCAGCAGGCAGCTGGAGGAGGAAGTGAAGGGCCTTCGGGAGAAGTTAG ACAAGTGCCAGAGGGAGGCTGAGGCTGCAGAGAGAGAGGCCAAGCAGGCCCTTGGAGAGCGGGACCGAACTCTGGCTCAGCTTCGGGCCCACGTGGCAGACATGGAGGCCAAGTATGAGGAAATCTTATAT GGAAGCCTGGACGGGCTCTTGGACAAACTGAGAGCAGTCAAGCCTCAGTGGGACGGGGCTCTGCTGAAACTCCACGCCAGGTACAAGGAGCAGCTCCGCCAGTTTGGACTCAACCCCCTGGATCTTTGA
- the DRC12 gene encoding dynein regulatory complex protein 12 isoform X3 — protein sequence MPPKTKANGTKAGAQKKKRNAGAALQRNEARRAKASEDQLKQRLQELEAELEGARREGKAIYTEMSRQRQALQEEMETRSRQLEEEVKGLREKLDKCQREAEAAEREAKQALGERDRTLAQLRAHVADMEAKYEEILYGSLDGLLDKLRAVKPQWDGALLKLHARYKEQLRQFGLNPLDL from the exons ATGCCACCTAAGACCAAAGCAAACGGAACAAAAGCTGGGgcacagaagaagaaaaggaatgcAGGTGCTG CTCTGCAAAGGAATGAGGCCCGCCGAGCCAAGGCTTCTGAAGACCAGCTGAAGCAGAGGCTGCAAGAACTGGAGGCTGAACTGGAGGGGGCCCGGAGGGAAGGGAAGGCCATATATACAG AGATGAGCCGTCAGCGCCAGGCCCTGCAGGAGGAGATGGAGACCCGCAGCAGGCAGCTGGAGGAGGAAGTGAAGGGCCTTCGGGAGAAGTTAG ACAAGTGCCAGAGGGAGGCTGAGGCTGCAGAGAGAGAGGCCAAGCAGGCCCTTGGAGAGCGGGACCGAACTCTGGCTCAGCTTCGGGCCCACGTGGCAGACATGGAGGCCAAGTATGAGGAAATCTTATAT GGAAGCCTGGACGGGCTCTTGGACAAACTGAGAGCAGTCAAGCCTCAGTGGGACGGGGCTCTGCTGAAACTCCACGCCAGGTACAAGGAGCAGCTCCGCCAGTTTGGACTCAACCCCCTGGATCTTTGA
- the DRC12 gene encoding dynein regulatory complex protein 12 isoform X1, producing the protein MHLMLCGLQNAFIAFISFILRECVGRRARVPILSWHLAPGKGALFPSSFPSFSESPQEEPKGLYAPVSLDQVEPSPPIKFFILSPLLYLGLGSWPPTIPATEMSRQRQALQEEMETRSRQLEEEVKGLREKLDKCQREAEAAEREAKQALGERDRTLAQLRAHVADMEAKYEEILYGSLDGLLDKLRAVKPQWDGALLKLHARYKEQLRQFGLNPLDL; encoded by the exons ATGCACCTGATGTTGTGTGGATTACAAAATGCATTCATAGCCTTTATCTCCTTCATCCTGAGGGAGTGTGTGGGGAGAAGGGCTAGAGTCCCGATCCTGAGCTGGCACCTGGCACCGGGGAAGGGGGCCTTGTTTCCTAGCTCTTTCCCCAGCTTCTCAGAATCACCACAAGAAGAACCAAAAGGCCTTTATGCTCCTGTCTCACTCGACCAAGTggagccctccccacccataAAATTTTTCATCCTTTCTCCGCTGCTCTATTTGGGCCTGGGTTCCTGGCCACCCACTATTCCTGCCACAGAGATGAGCCGTCAGCGCCAGGCCCTGCAGGAGGAGATGGAGACCCGCAGCAGGCAGCTGGAGGAGGAAGTGAAGGGCCTTCGGGAGAAGTTAG ACAAGTGCCAGAGGGAGGCTGAGGCTGCAGAGAGAGAGGCCAAGCAGGCCCTTGGAGAGCGGGACCGAACTCTGGCTCAGCTTCGGGCCCACGTGGCAGACATGGAGGCCAAGTATGAGGAAATCTTATAT GGAAGCCTGGACGGGCTCTTGGACAAACTGAGAGCAGTCAAGCCTCAGTGGGACGGGGCTCTGCTGAAACTCCACGCCAGGTACAAGGAGCAGCTCCGCCAGTTTGGACTCAACCCCCTGGATCTTTGA